One Apodemus sylvaticus chromosome 14, mApoSyl1.1, whole genome shotgun sequence DNA window includes the following coding sequences:
- the Sox4 gene encoding transcription factor SOX-4 produces the protein MVQQTNNAENTEALLAGESSDSGAGLELGIASSPTPGSTASTGGKADDPSWCKTPSGHIKRPMNAFMVWSQIERRKIMEQSPDMHNAEISKRLGKRWKLLKDSDKIPFIQEAERLRLKHMADYPDYKYRPRKKVKSGNAGAGSAATTKPGEKGDKVAGGSGHAGSSHAGGGAGGSSKPAPKKSCGPKVAGSSVGKPHTKLVPAGGGKAAATFSPEQAALLPLGEPAAVYKVRTPSAATPATASSPSGALATPAKHPTDKKVKRVYLFGSLGASASPVGGLGSSADPSDPLGLYEDGGPGCSPDGRSLSGRSSAASSPAASRSPADHRGYASLRAASPAPSSAPSHASSSLSSSSSSSSGSSSSDDEFEDDLLDLNPSSNFESMSLGSFSSSSALDRDLDFNFEPGSGSHFEFPDYCTPEVSEMISGDWLESSISNLVFTY, from the coding sequence ATGGTACAACAGACCAACAACGCGGAGAACACGGAGGCTCTGCTGGCCGGGGAGAGCTCGGACTCGGGCGCCGGCCTGGAGCTGGGCATCGCGTCCTCCCCGACGCCTGGCTCCACCGCGTCCACGGGCGGCAAGGCGGACGACCCCAGCTGGTGCAAGACTCCCAGTGGCCACATCAAGCGGCCCATGAACGCCTTTATGGTGTGGTCGCAGATCGAGCGGCGCAAGATCATGGAGCAGTCGCCCGACATGCACAACGCTGAGATCTCCAAGCGGCTGGGCAAACGCTGGAAGCTGCTCAAGGACAGCGACAAGATCCCGTTCATCCAGGAGGCGGAGCGGCTGCGCCTCAAGCACATGGCTGACTACCCTGACTACAAGTACCGGCCACGAAAGAAGGTGAAGTCGGGCAACGCGGGCGCGGGGTCGGCGGCCACAACCAAGCCTGGGGAGAAGGGCGACAAGGTCGCGGGCGGCAGCGGCCACGCGGGAAGCAGCCACGCGGGGGGTGGCGCGGGCGGCAGCTCCAAGCCCGCGCCCAAGAAGAGCTGCGGCCCCAAGGTGGCGGGCAGCTCGGTCGGCAAGCCCCACACCAAGCTCGTCCCAGCGGGCGGCGGCAAAGCGGCTGCAACGTTCTCTCCGGAGCAGGCCGCCCTGCTGCCCCTGGGGGAGCCCGCGGCCGTCTACAAGGTGCGGACTCCCAGCGCGGCCACCCCAGCCACCGCCTCCTCGCCGTCCGGCGCGCTGGCCACCCCCGCCAAACACCCCACCGACAAGAAAGTGAAGCGCGTCTACCTGTTCGGAAGCCTGGGCGCTTCTGCGTCTCCGGTCGGGGGCCTGGGATCGAGCGCCGACCCCAGCGATCCACTGGGGCTGTACGAAGATGGAGGCCCGGGATGCTCGCCCGATGGCCGGAGTCTGAGCGGCCGGAGCAGCGCAGCATCATCGCCCGCCGCCAGCCGATCGCCTGCTGACCACCGCGGCTACGCCAGCCTACGCGCAGCCTCGCCCGCCCCGTCCAGTGCACCCTCGCACGCGTCTTCGTCGCtctcctcgtcctcttcctcctcctcgggCTCTTCGTCGTCCGACGACGAGTTCGAAGATGACCTGCTCGACCTGAACCCCAGCTCAAACTTTGAGAGCATGTCCCTGGGCAGTTTCAGCTCCTCGTCGGCGCTTGATCGGGACCTGGATTTTAACTTCGAACCCGGCTCAGGCTCCCACTTCGAGTTCCCGGACTATTGCACGCCCGAGGTGAGCGAGATGATCTCGGGAGATTGGCTGGAGTCCAGCATCTCCAACCTGGTCTTCACCTACTGA